A part of Miscanthus floridulus cultivar M001 chromosome 6, ASM1932011v1, whole genome shotgun sequence genomic DNA contains:
- the LOC136457497 gene encoding uncharacterized protein — protein MTTAARPTWAPAKGGNEQGGTRIFGPSQKYSSRDLAAHTSLKPRKDGQQTQEELQKRNLREELEEREGKHYSSKDKSYAEERDRRKSSSLLLLEGSKREAEDKIVPREIDADDSDVEPKSDDESDEDDDDDDDTEALMAELERIKKERAEEKLRKERQQAEEEANMKEAELMRGNPLININNPGSFSVKRRWDDDVVFKNQARGETKTPKRFINDTIRSDFHRKFLQRYMK, from the exons atgacgacggcggcgcgccCCACCTGGGCGCCGGCCAAGGGCGGCAACGAGCAGGGGGGCACCCGCATCTTCGGCCCCTCCCAGAAGTACTCCTCCCGCGACCTCGCCGCACACACCTCCCTCAAGCCCAG AAAAGACGGTCAACAGACCCAAGAGGAGTTACAGAAGAGGAACCTCAGAGAGGAACTTGAGGAACGCGAGGGCAAGCACTACTCTTCCAAGGATAAGTCCTATGCTG AAGAAAGAGACCGGCGGAAAAGCTCAAGCCTTCTACTCTTAGAAG GTTCAAAGAGAGAGGCAGAGGATAAGATAGTTCCACGAGAAATCGATGCAGATGACTCTGATGTGGAGCCTAAAAGTGATGATGAGAG cgatgaagatgatgatgacgacgacgacactGAAGCTCTAATGGCAGAGCTTGAGAGGATTAAGAAAGAAAGAGCTGAGGAGAAGCTTAGAAAG GAGCGGCAacaagcagaagaggaggccaaCATGAAGGAGGCTGAACTGATGCGGGGAAACCCTTTGATTAATATCAACAATCCTGGCTCCTTCAGTGTTAAGAGAAGGTGGGACGATGATGTGGTTTTCAAGAACCAAGCACGTGGAGAGACCAAGACACCGAAACGGTTCATCAACGATACCATCAGGAGTGATTTCCACCGTAAATTTCTTCAGAGGTACATGAAGTGA